A window of the Apodemus sylvaticus chromosome 15, mApoSyl1.1, whole genome shotgun sequence genome harbors these coding sequences:
- the LOC127666002 gene encoding olfactory receptor 19, giving the protein MELKNDTQIAKFILLGISEDPLWQPLLFGLFLFMYLVTLLGNLLIIIATITDSHLHTPMYFFLSNLSFADICFTSVSIPKMLVNIQTKNKVITYEGCISQVYFFILFGVLDNFLLAVMAYDRYVAICHPLHYTVIMNRRLCGLLVLGSWVTTALNSLLQSSMALRLSFCTDLKIPHFVCELNQLVLLACNDTFPNDMVMYFAAVLLGGGPLAGILYSYSKIVSSIRAISSSQGKYKAFSTCASHLSVVSLFYSTLLGVYLSSSFTQNSHSTARASVMYSVVTPMLNPFIYSLRNKDLMGALRRLFRRKP; this is encoded by the coding sequence ATGGAGTTGAAAAATGACACACAAATTGCAAAATTTATTCTTCTGGGAATTTCAGAGGATCCTCTATGGCAACCTCTCCTTTTTGGACTATTTTTGTTCATGTACCTGGTCACTCTGCTTGGGAACCTGCTCATTATCATTGCCACCATTACAGACTCCCATcttcacacacccatgtacttcttcctttccaacctgTCCTTTGCTGACATCTGCTTTACATCTGTTAGCATTCCAAAGATGCTAGTGAATATACAAACAAAGAACAAGGTGATAACCTATGAAGGCTGCATTTCTCAAGTATACTTTTTCATACTCTTTGGAGTTTTGGACAACTTTCTTCTAGctgtgatggcctatgaccgaTATGTGGCAATCTGTCACCCTCTGCACTATACAGTCATCATGAACCGCCGCCTCTGTGGATTATTAGTTTTGGGGTCCTGGGTCACAACGGCATTGAATTCCTTGCTGCAAAGTTCAATGGCACTGCGGCTGTCCTTCTGTACAGACTTGAAAATTCCCCACTTTGTTTGTGAGCTTAATCAACTGGTACTCCTTGCCTGTAACGACACCTTTCCTAATGACATGGTGATGTACTTTGCAGCTGTACTGCTGGGTGGTGGTCCTCTGGCTGGCATCCTTTACTCTTATTCTAAGATAGTTTCCTCCATCCGTGCAATCTCATCATCACAGGGGAAGTACAAAGCATTCTCCACCTGTGCATCCCACCTCTCAGTTGTTTCATTATTCTATTCTACACTCTTGGGTGTGTACCTTAGTTCTTCTTTTACACAAAACTCACACTCAACTGCACGAGCATCAGTTATGTACAGTGTGGTCACCCCTATGTTGAACCCATTCATCTATAGTCTGAGGAATAAGGACCTAATGGGAGCTCTGAGAAGACTCTTCAGAAGAAAGCCGTGA